Proteins from one Melospiza melodia melodia isolate bMelMel2 unplaced genomic scaffold, bMelMel2.pri scaffold_62, whole genome shotgun sequence genomic window:
- the LOC134413961 gene encoding LOW QUALITY PROTEIN: serine/threonine-protein kinase pim-1-like (The sequence of the model RefSeq protein was modified relative to this genomic sequence to represent the inferred CDS: inserted 1 base in 1 codon), translating into MGLPGLGRLGPVAGPGPSTDSRVPPAGMAQEALQEQYWLGSLLGRGGFGSVFAATRLSDGAQVAIKRVPRDRIQHWGELPDSTSAPLEIVLLDNVSRGCSGVIQLLEWLELPDSFLLVLERPERCQELSGVLAERGFLPEEEARALFRQGLEAMRHCTSCGVLHRDIKPENILLDLASGQLKLIDXGCGAFLQDTVYTQLAGTLSYSPPDWIQLQCYHSEAATIWSLGLLLCQLVMGKHPFRRGQEIIRGRILFPRFLSPECQSIIKRCLSMQPSDRPSLEELFCHPWVQGVPLP; encoded by the exons atgggtctccctgggctc gggcgcttgGGGCCGGTTGCTGGTCCCGGGCCAAGcactgacagccgcgtcccgcccgcagggatggcgcaggaggccctgcaggagcagtactggctgggatcgctgctggggcgcggcggcttcggcagcgtcttcgcggccacgcggctctcggacggcgcccag gtggccatcaaacgcgTGCCGCGGGATCGCATccagcactggggcgagctg CCCGACAGCACCAGCGCCCcgctggagatcgtgctgctggacAATGTGTCCCGTGGCTGTTCCGGTGtcattcagctcctggagtggcttgagctccccgacagcttcctgctggtgctggagcgtccGGAGCGGTGCCAGGAGCTCTCGGGTGTCCTGGCGGAGCGGGGCTTcctgccggaggaggaggcgcgggcaCTGTTCCGTCAGGGGCTGGAGGCcatgcggcactgcaccagctgcggggtcctgcaccgggacatcaaGCCTGAGAACATTCTGCTCGACCTGGCCAGCGGGCAGCTGAAACTCATCG TTGGCTGTGGCGCCTTCCTCCAAGACACAGTCTACACCCAGTTGGCAG GAACCCTGTCCTACAGCCCACCAGATTGGATCCAGCTCCAATGCTACCACAGCGAGGCAGCCACAatctggtccctgggcctcctgctgtgccaactggtcatggggaagcacccgttcaggaggggccaggagaTCATCCGGGGGCGGATCTTGTTCCCAC ggttcctctccccagagtgccagAGTATCATTAAGAGGTGTTTGTCCATGCAACCCTCGGACAGGCCATCCTTAGAAGAgcttttctgtcatccttgggtgcAGGGTGTTCCTCTGCCCTAG